TGGTGCCGGGCGCCGGGCATGTGATCCATGCCGACAAGCCGGAGGCGGTGGTGGAGGCGGTGCTGGAAGTGCTCGGGCAGGTGAAGTAAAGCTGCCCGGGCCGATACTCGTTGTTTACTGCGGCGGCGCCGGAAACTGGACAAAGGGACCGGCAGGCGTCTGGCCCGGCGGGACGAAGGCCGGGGCCGGCGTGCCGGTCGGCTCCAGCTGCCTGACGAAACGGTAAATTGCGCGTAGATCGTCCTTGTCCATATCGCGCAATGCGAACCAGGGCATAGGGGGCCGCAACTTCATCGTGTGCGCAGCTTTCAGCCATTCGGCTTCGGTCATCCTGTTCATCGCCAGGCGCAGGTTGGAGGGGTAAGTGGTTCCCCATGGTCCCCGGAATCCCAGGCTGTCGCCGAGCAGCCACTCTTTTTCGGGGATCTTTCCCTCGGCCTGCGCATACCCTGCGGTGTGGCAGTCATTGCACCCTGCAATGCGGACCAGATAACGTCCGCGCTCGACATACGATCCCTTGGTCGCGCCGGCCGCCGACGGCGCGCGCGCAGCCTGGTCCGCGGCAAAACCCGCCAACGGCATACACATCCCCAACAGCGCGGCGCCAGCGACAGCCCTGGCGGCAAACGTCTTGCAGATCCCGGTGACTGCCATGGCCCTCTCCCGATCGTGTGTTATGCGCTTCCACGGCTTATGATAATTAGCCGCGAAATCGATACAAGTGACGGACGTACTGGATTTTTCAGGCAATCGAAGGCTTCGGATAGGCAGCTGTACTGGTTCCCGTTCCGAACGCGGGCAATGGACCGGAAAGCGGCCGCCCGCCCCTGCTAAACTCCGCCTCTTCCACATCAACATCCCGCAACAACAAATGAAACCTCGTTCAGAATCCGTCCTCGTCTATTCCACCGACGGCGGCCGCATGTGCCCCGAATGCCGCCAGCCCCTCGGGAGCTGCGCATGCAAGGCGAAGGCCGCGCCGGTCGGCGACGGCGTGGTCCGCGTCTCGCGCCAGACCAAGGGCCGCGGCGGCAAGAGCGTCACCCTGGTCAAGGGCCTGGCGCTCGATCCGCTGGCGCTGGCGCTGCTGGGCAAGCAGCTGCGCACGGCCTGCGGCTCCGGCGGCACCGTCAAGGACGGCGTGCTCGAAATCCAGGGCGACCACTGCGACAGAGTCATGGAAGAGCTGAAAAAGCACGGCCACCAGCCGAAGCGCGCCGGCGGCTGAGGGCTTCAGGGCAGCCCAGCCCTCCTGCATCGAGAAGCCGGCAATCCCGAACCTCGTTGTACCCTTGCCGCCTCTGCTTACATCGGCGCCGCTAGCGAAAGGCCGCCGAGGCCGGGCATGTGGCCATCGGCGGCCAGCAGGCGGTCGGCAACGACGAATGCGAGCGCCCAGGCCAGGACGATCACGATGATGTCGCAGCGGCCGCTTTTCCACAGATTCAGCGAGTGCCGCCGCATGAGCCAGGGGACGCCCAGCGGGTTCGGCCAGTCGGCCAGCAGGTGCATGATGCCGCCCGCCGCAAACCCGAACGGCAATGGCGCCCAGGCGGTCCCGCCGAGCGCCAGCCAGGAACAGGCCAGCAAAACAAACCATCCGACACCCCAATGGGTCCAGGTCCGATGGGTAATCCAGAGCTTTCTTTTCCTCGACCACCATGCCACTTCAAGCCAGTCGGGCGCGGTGCCGCCGGCGCTGCCCGCGATGGCGGCCAGGAGGCTCCAGGCGTGGTAGGGACCGCCCGCGCCGGCGTGATGGACGAGAACGGCGGCGATCAGGCCGGCGGCCAGCCCGGTCGAGTGGTGTGCGTTATGGGAAGCCATGGTGCGGACAATCTCTTGCTGCGAATGAGGAGGTGCCGCACTATACTGCCCCGCCCCCGAAAAAACAGGCTTTGAAACGTCTTCTTGCAATTCGCTCCGCGCCACGGACTCGGTCCTTCGATCCTGTTTTCCCGTGCATTTTTTGCGATACCCAAACGTTATCGGTAATTGCCAAAGCGGAAATAGACAGTTATGGAGAAGCCGCGCACAATCGATTCATAAATACAACATAAACGGAGGCGTAATGAAACCGGAGACGCCCGCAAGCCTTCTTCTGGGCGCACGCTCACGTGTTCCTGCCGGCCATAGCGGCTGACCGGCAAGGCCCGCGACGCCGGGCCAGCCGCGGCCGCCGGCCCATCCCATCCAGGCACTACCCGGGAGCAAACCTGGCGCAAGGCGAGGCGCGGTCCCGTCGCCCGAACCCGATGAAGGTCAACAAGGAGCTCTCCGCCCCATGAACTACGAACTTCTGTTCAAAGAAATTCCGCAGCAGCGCATCCGGATCGCCCTGACCGGCGCCAACGGCGGCTTTTCCCGCACGCTGCTGGTGCAGTGCCGCGCGCTCGCCGGCGTCGAGCTTGCGGCGCTGTGCGACCTCGACCTCGAAGGCACGCTTGGCCTGCTGACCGAGCTTGGCTACGACGCGCGCTCGGTCCGGATCTGCCGCAGCGCGGACGAGGTGCGCCTTGCGGTCGACGCGCGGGAAGTCGTGCTGATCAATGACCACCGCCTGCTGGCGTGCGTCCGGCACGATATCGTGATCGAAGCCACCGGGCAGCCGGAAGTGAGCGTGCAAATCGCGGTCGATGCGATCGGGCGCGGCGTCCACGTCGGCATGGTGTCGAAAGAGACCGATTCCGTCGCTGGTCCCTACCTGAACGGCCTGGCGAAGCAGCGCGGCGTGGTCTACACGACGGTCGACGGCGACCAGCCGAGCAACCTGATCGGCTTGGTCAGCTAGGCAAGGGTGCTCGGTTTCGATATCGTCGCGGCGGGCAAGTCGAGCGAATACGACTATGTCTATCACGCGGCCAGCGAGCAGATCGAGTACCGCGGCGAGCTGCATCCGGCCAGCGGCATGGCCGGGCTGTGGGAGCTGGACGGCAATGTGGCGGCCCTGCTGGAGCGGCGCGATGCCCTCATTCCCGGCATCCCGAAGAGCGCCACGCCGGATTACTGCGAGCTGAACGTCGTGTCGAACTCGACCGGCTTGCTGCCGGCGCGTCCCTCCCTGAGTTATCCGCTCTGCCATCTCACCGAACTGGCGGACGTCTTCATCCCGCGCGAAGACGGCGGCATCCTCGACCGCAGCGGCGTGGTCGACGTCTTTAACTGCCTGCGCGGGCATGACGAGGCGAGCTTCGGCGGCGGGGTCTTCGTGGTGGTCCGCTGCACCGACGACGCGGTCTGGGAAACTCGCGACCGCCCAACGCGATTTCCGTGCCGGCGAACGCCTGGCCATGGGCGGCCACCACCACGAGATCGACGGCATCAGGGCATCGCTGGTGCCCGCAAGCGAGGCGCGGGGTCTGGCGCCCTTCTATCTCGCCGCGAACAAGCGCCTGCGCACCGGCGTCGCGCGCGGCCAGGCCGTGTCGATCGACATGCTGGAGCTGGACGGCTCGGCCCTGTACGAAGCCTGGCGGCGCAATCCTTCTTGACGCATCGATCACCGCACTACGACAACAACCCGACAGGAGACAGCAATGGCAGTGCAATTGAAACGCAAGTTGTTCCAGATGTCGCTACTGACCGCGGCGATCTGCGCGCCGGCCCTGGGCCATGCCGCCGGCGATTGGGCGCCGACGAAGACGGTGGAATTCTATGTGCCGTGCGGCGCCGGCGGCGGCACCGACCAGTTCGCGCGGCTGGTACAGACGATCATCATCAAGCACAAGCTGATGGACCAGAATACGGTTGTGATCAACAAGGCCGGCGGCTCCGGCGCCGAGTCCTTCGTCGAGATCGCGTCCGACCGCGGCAATTCCCACAAGATCGTGTTCGGCACGAACAACGCCTATCTGCTGCCGCTGGTGGTCAGGCTGCCCTACCGCTTCGACCAGCTGACGCCGGTGGCCATGCTGGCCCAGGACGAGTTCCTGCTGTGGGTGCCGCAGGATGCGCCGTACAAGACCGCCAGGGACTTCATCGGCGCCGCGCGCGCCAACCCGGCGAATTTCGTGATGGGCGGCGCCCATTCCAAGGACACCGACCAGACCCTTGCGGAACTGATCAACAAGACAGGAGGCATGAAGCTGACCTATGTCCCAATCAAGAGCGGCGCCGAGGCGGCAACCCAGCTGGCGGGAAAACACGTCGCGGCCAACCTGAATAATCCGAACGAAAATATCTCGCAGTGGCG
This window of the Massilia sp. WG5 genome carries:
- a CDS encoding cytochrome C, which translates into the protein MAVTGICKTFAARAVAGAALLGMCMPLAGFAADQAARAPSAAGATKGSYVERGRYLVRIAGCNDCHTAGYAQAEGKIPEKEWLLGDSLGFRGPWGTTYPSNLRLAMNRMTEAEWLKAAHTMKLRPPMPWFALRDMDKDDLRAIYRFVRQLEPTGTPAPAFVPPGQTPAGPFVQFPAPPQ
- a CDS encoding translation initiation factor Sui1, with the protein product MKPRSESVLVYSTDGGRMCPECRQPLGSCACKAKAAPVGDGVVRVSRQTKGRGGKSVTLVKGLALDPLALALLGKQLRTACGSGGTVKDGVLEIQGDHCDRVMEELKKHGHQPKRAGG
- a CDS encoding metal-dependent hydrolase; translated protein: MASHNAHHSTGLAAGLIAAVLVHHAGAGGPYHAWSLLAAIAGSAGGTAPDWLEVAWWSRKRKLWITHRTWTHWGVGWFVLLACSWLALGGTAWAPLPFGFAAGGIMHLLADWPNPLGVPWLMRRHSLNLWKSGRCDIIVIVLAWALAFVVADRLLAADGHMPGLGGLSLAAPM
- a CDS encoding tripartite tricarboxylate transporter substrate binding protein, whose amino-acid sequence is MAVQLKRKLFQMSLLTAAICAPALGHAAGDWAPTKTVEFYVPCGAGGGTDQFARLVQTIIIKHKLMDQNTVVINKAGGSGAESFVEIASDRGNSHKIVFGTNNAYLLPLVVRLPYRFDQLTPVAMLAQDEFLLWVPQDAPYKTARDFIGAARANPANFVMGGAHSKDTDQTLAELINKTGGMKLTYVPIKSGAEAATQLAGKHVAANLNNPNENISQWRAGQVRPLCVFGKERMPYKDKVTASMSWNDIPTCVESGLAISEYRMPRAVYIAAGTTPEQVNYYVRLLRKVSETPEWKAYLQTNALNGDFANGEELKRYIENNQSTVREIFVNAGWLVK